A part of Aspergillus flavus chromosome 1, complete sequence genomic DNA contains:
- a CDS encoding putative AMP-binding protein, translated as MADDNPELNSALRNLDRELEEGDITEKGYQKRRTLLLSQFFGPNSGLEVNTPGSGGPSSSLTSSNYIPPAILSVRPPTAESTTQGYSSFTNERGNTPGSGSFGYDRRISADTQHTVDRDSAFLQALDRMPSSGSYDSLFLPKSQQAPVTPEDTRTATLLSQNYAFNPGSYQDHSDEPAGVYEMPPPGGITRQSTMLDSQQGYFSDFAGQQQDDYRDSYGGGGFHRYSQSDAFSPTANMAPPLIPASELPHGPAIEHLLPLEPRDIPFAVHDPHDKNMPMSNFDNIPAVLRHRSRIHSKQAAYWVLDQKGKEIASITWEKLASRAEKVAQVIRDKSNLYRGDRVALIYRDSEVIEFAVALMGCFIAGVVAVPINSLEDYQSLNLVLTSTQAHLALTTENNLKSFQRDITAQKLNWPRGVEWWKTNEFGSYHPKKKDDVPPLVVPDLAYIEFSRAPTGDLRGVVMSHRTIMHQMACLSAMISTVPGSSKVRSHGETIMSYLDPRHGIGMILGVLLTVYGGHTTVWLEDRAVETPGLYAHLITKYRATVMAADYPGLKIAAYNYQQDPMATRHYKKNSEPNFGSVKLCLIDTLTVDAEFHEILADRWLRPMRNPRAREIVAPMLCLPEHGGMVISVRDWLGGEERMGCSLTHEMDPNEREDFKKEERQSEKTKDNSGFGSSLLGGGSSPAPISKEQTKNELQEVLLDKEALKSNEIVVLAMGEEARKFAGSMPHAVRVGSFGYPIPDATLAVVDPETNLLCTPNVIGEIWVDSPSLSGGFWALPKHTEAIFHARPYKFEEGNPTPVLVEPEFLRTGLLGCVIEGKIFVLGLYEDRLRQKVEWVEHGQEIVEHRYFFVQHMIVSLLKNVPKIHDCTAFDVFVNEEHLPIVVLESYAASTAPATSGGPPRQLDSVLLESLAERCMEVLYQEHHLRVYCVLLTAPNTLPRVTKNGRREIGNMLCRRDFDSGTLPCVHVKFGVERSVMNLPVGVDPVGGIWSPLALMSRQEMLAMQEKQYSGVDYREVVMDDRTSTPLSNFSTIVDLLHWRVSRQAEELAYCSIDGRGKEGKGITWKKFDLKVAAVATYLRNKVKVRPGDHLVLMYTHSEEYVYAVHACFCLGVVAIPLPPIDQNRLSEDAPAFLHVINDFNVKAIIVNSDVDHVMRQKLVSQHIKQSAQVLRIGVPAIYNTTKPTKQSHGCRELGYVVKDAWLQGSTPAMVWTYWTPDQRRISVHIGHDTIMGMCKVQKETCQMSSARPVLGSVRSTLSLGFLHTCLMGIYVGAPTYLVSPVDFATNPMTLFVTLARYKIKDTYATSQMLDYAMTAMAGKGFQLQELKNLMISAEGRPRIDIYQKVRLHFASASLDRTAINIVYSHVLNPMVVTRSYMCIEPIELWLDLRALRRGLVCPVDPDTDPTALAVQDSGMVPVNTQIAIVNPETCTLSHVGEYGEIWIQSDACAKAFYGSKQDFDHERFNGRIVDGDPSVAYVRTGDLGFLHTVTRPIGPGGQPVEMQVLFVLGGIGETFEVNGLNHFPMDIENSVERCHRNIVTGGCAVFQAGGLIVVVVEVTRKAYLASLVPVIVDAILNEHQVVADIVAFVSHGDFPRSRLGEKQRGKVLASWVTRKLRSIAQFSIRDMEGPENPFSEAPQHRVSRSSKPGSMMGNSTRRSTVIPDSDSAVPRSPAPVLMEQPEAPGSYHTKQEREEPAIDSPITIPETIPSVPHIAEPTRPPTSSTTGGLPAKAEAPATIGNPDFGFDFGDFANSAATATAPLEASTPAIENLPYRNPPRGDSLAHKQQYAGVPSGFSTGQPDFYDGRPDAPDVGAGDWPQEALMYQSTLGVDDTYGQGGVPSTPSSNDDMTRRRFDGNNYGI; from the exons GAAGGAGATATCACGGAGAAAGG CTATCAGAAACGCCGGACGCTTCTCCTTTCACAATTCTTTGGCCCTAACAGCGGCCTCGAAGTTAATACACCTGGATCGGGAggaccttcttcatcgttgACGAGCTCAAATTATATTCCGCCGGCCATACTTAGCGTTCGACCGCCTACCGCCGAATCTACAACTCAGGGTTACTCATCATTCACCAACGAACGTGGCAACACACCGGGCAGCGGAAGCTTCGGATACGATCGAAGAATCAGTGCGGATACACAACACACCGTTGACAGAGACAGCGCGTTCCTACAGGCTCTCGACCGAATGCCCTCGTCTGGCTCATATGACTCTCTATTCCTGCCGAAGTCACAACAAGCGCCTGTGACACCAGAAGACACAAGGACCGCGACACTATTGAGTCAGAACTATGCATTCAACCCTGGTTCATACCAAGATCATTCGGATGAGCCTGCTGGTGTTTATGAAATGCCACCACCTGGCGGAATCACACGGCAGTCGACGATGCTCGACTCACAGCAAGGATACTTCTCCGATTTCGCGGGACAGCAACAAGATGATTATAGAGATAGCTATGGTGGGGGCGGCTTTCATCGTTACTCCCAATCGGATGCATTTTCTCCCACTGCAAACATGGCACCGCCGCTGATACCTGCTTCTGAGCTGCCTCATGGGCCGGCAATTGAGCATTTACTTCCTCTAGAGCCTCGGGACATTCCATTCGCAGTTCATGACCCCCATGACAAGAATATGCCAATGTCTAACTTCGACAACATCCCGGCTGTCCTTCGGCATCGCTCTCGGATTCATTCAAAACAGGCTGCTTATTGGGTCTTGGACCAAAAGGGCAAGGAGATTGCGTCGATCACATGGGAGAAGCTTGCAAGTCGTGCTGAAAAGGTCGCACAGGTTATCCGAGATAAGAGTAATCTATATCGCGGTGACCGAGTAGCCCTCATCTACCGAGATTCCGAGGTCATAGAGTTTGCCGTTGCGCTCATGGGATGCTTCATCGCCGGCGTTGTTGCTGTACCCATCAATAGCCTCGAGGACTATCAAAGCCTTAACCTTGTTCTCACCTCTACGCAAGCGCATCTTGCATTGACTACAGAAAATAATCTGAAAAGCTTTCAAAGGGATATTACTGCTCAAAAGTTGAACTGGCCAAGAGGTGTAGAGTGGTGGAAAACGAACGAATTCGGAAGTTATCATCCGAAAAAAAAGGACGATGTACCGCCTCTTGTGGTACCTGACCTGGCTTATATTGAATTCTCAAGAGCACCTACAGGGGATTTGCGCGGTGTTGTCATGAGTCACCGAACGATCATGCATCAGATGGCCTGCCTTAGCGCAATGATCTCAACTGTGCCGGGCTCTTCAAAAGTCAGATCGCATGGAGAAACGATCATGAGCTATCTCGACCCCAGGCATGGAATCGGTATGATCTTAGGTGTGCTTCTTACAGTATATGGCGGCCACACAACCGTCTGGTTAGAAGACCGGGCGGTTGAAACGCCAGGCCTCTATGCACACCTCATCACGAAATACAGGGCAACTGTCATGGCTGCAGATTACCCTGGTCTCAAAATAGCTGCCTACAATTATCAACAGGATCCAATGGCCACACGGCATTATAAGAAGAATTCTGAGCCCAATTTCGGAAGTGTTAAGCTCTGTCTTATAGACACTCTCACTGTTGATGCTGAATTCCACGAGATCTTGGCGGACAGATGGCTAAGGCCGATGAGGAATCCAAGAGCTCGGGAAATTGTCGCTCCAATGCTTTGCTTGCCCGAGCATGGAGGTATGGTAATCAGTGTGCGGGATTGGTTAGGCGGTGAAGAACGTATGGGTTGCTCTTTAACTCATGAAATGGATCCAAATGAGCGCGAGGAtttcaagaaggaagagagacagtcagagaagaccaaggacaACAGCGGATTTGGCAGCAGTTTGTTGGGTGGGGGCTCATCACCAGCTCCTATCTCAAAGGagcaaacaaagaatgaGCTCCAAGAAGTCCTTCTCGACAAAGAGGCTTTGAAAAGCAACGAAATTGTCGTCTTGGCCATGGGTGAAGAGGCTAGGAAGTTTGCCGGGTCTATGCCACATGCTGTGCGCGTTGGCTCATTTGGTTATCCTATCCCTGATGCTACACTGGCTGTGGTCGATCCTGAGACAAATTTGCTGTGCACACCGAATGTTATCGGAGAGATTTGGGTGGACTCGCCATCCCTTTCTGGAGGCTTCTGGGCGCTGCCAAAACATACTGAAGCAATCTTCCATGCGCGACCCTACAAATTCGAAGAGGGAAACCCAACTCCTGTGCTGGTGGAGCCGGAGTTCTTGCGGACTGGTTTGCTGGGGTGTGTGATCGAAGGCAAGATATTTGTGCTGGGCCTCTATGAAGATCGTCTTCGTCAGAAGGTCGAATGGGTGGAACACGGACAGGAAATCGTTGAACATCGTTATTTCTTTGTTCAACATATGATCGTCAGTCTTCTGAAAAATGTGCCTAAGATACACGATTGTACAGCCTTCGATGTTTTTGTCAACGAAGAACATCTTCCGATTGTGGTCCTAGAGTCATACGCAGCGTCCACGGCACCAGCAACCTCCGGTGGGCCTCCACGGCAGTTGGACTCGGTTCTCCTTGAATCTCTGGCAGAAAGGTGTATGGAAGTCCTCTATCAAGAGCACCACTTGCGAGTCTACTGTGTCCTGCTCACCGCTCCCAACACTCTACCTCGTGTCACTAAAAATGGCAGGCGAGAGATCGGCAACATGCTCTGCCGCAGAGATTTTGATTCTGGGACTTTACCCTGTGTTCATGTGAAGTTCGGTGTTGAGCGGTCGGTTATGAACTTACCGGTTGGAGTTGACCCAGTCGGAGGAATCTGGTCTCCCCTAGCCCTGATGTCAAGACAAGAAATGCTTGCCATGCAAGAAAAGCAGTATTCGGGGGTAGACTACCGTGAAGTCGTCATGGATGATCGCACATCAACGCCATTGAGCAATTTCTCAACTATCGTGGATCTCCTCCATTGGCGTGTTTCTCGTCAGGCAGAAGAGCTGGCATATTGCTCGATCGATGGCcgtggaaaagaagggaagggcATCACTTGGAAGAAGTTCGACTTAAAAGTTGCCGCTGTAGCGACCTATCTGAGGAACAAAGTCAAAGTTCGCCCAGGCGATCACTTGGTGCTTATGTATACTCACTCAGAAGAATACGTTTATGCAGTTCATGCTTGCTTCTGTCTGGGTGTGGTTGCCATTCCCCTTCCCCCTATTGACCAAAATCGACTTTCAGAAGATGCCCCAGCGTTCTTGCACGTTATCAATGATTTCAATGTGAAAGCCATCATTGTAAACAGTGATGTTGATCATGTGATGAGACAGAAGCTCGTTTCGCAGCATATCAAGCAGTCTGCACAGGTTCTTCGGATAGGTGTACCGGCAATCTACAACACCACAAAACCAACGAAACAGTCTCACGGCTGTCGTGAGCTCGGCTATGTTGTGAAAGATGCATGGTTACAGGGAAGTACACCGGCCATGGTTTGGACTTATTGGACGCCAGACCAGAGGAGGATATCGGTCCATATCGGCCACGATACTATTATGGGTATGTGCAAGGTACAAAAAGAGACATGCCAGATGAGCAGTGCAAGACCAGTTCTGGGTAGTGTTCGCAGCACCCTGAGTCTTGGCTTCCTCCATACATGTTTGATGGGTATCTATGTTG GGGCACCGACATACCTCGTATCACCTGTCGACTTCGCAACAAACCCTATGACACTTTTCGTCACTCTTGCACGCTATAAGATCAAAGATACGTATGCTACCAGCCAGATGTTGGATTACGCGATGACTGCAATGGCTGGGAAAGGTTTCCAACTTCAGGAATTAAAGAACTTGATGATTTCTGCTGAAGGCCGACCACGTATCGACATAT ACCAAAAGGTGCGTCTGCACTTCGCTTCTGCAAGTCTCGACCGTACCGCAATCAACATAGTGTATTCTCATGTCCTTAACCCGATGGTTGTTACGAGATCATATATGTGCATCGAACCGATTGAATTATGGCTTGACCTTCGGGCTCTGCGTCGTGGACTTGTGTGTCCGGTAGATCCTGATACAGACCCGACTGCCCTTGCCGTCCAAGACTCTGGAATGGTGCCGGTGAATACACAAATAGCTATTGTGAACCCGGAGACCTGTACTTTGTCACATGTGGGTGAATACGGCGAGATCTGGATACAATCGGATGCCTGCGCCAAGGCATTCTACGGATCTAAACAAGATTTCGACCACGAGCGTTTCAACGGCCGAATTGTAGACGGCGACCCGAGTGTGGCATATGTACGCACTGGCGATCTAGGCTTCCTTCACACTGTCACGAGACCTATTGGCCCTGGAGGACAGCCCGTTGAAATGCAAGTACTATTTGTTCTTGGAGGGATCGGTGAGACCTTCGAGGTCAATGGTCTCAACCATTTCCCAATGGATATTGAAAACTCCGTTGAGAGATGTCACCGCAACATTGTGACTGGAGGCTG TGCTGTCTTCCAGGCAGGTGGATTAatagttgttgttgttgaagtTACAAGAAAGGCTTACTTAGCATCTCTCGTGCCTGTGATTGTCGATGCTATTCTAAACGAGCACCAAGTTGTTGCCGATATCGTGGCATTTGTTTCTCATGGAGACTTCCCTCGGTCTCGATTAGGCGAAAAACAACGAGGCAAGGTCTTAGCGTCCTGGGTCACACGGAAACTACGATCAATCGCCCAGTTCAGTATCCGCGATATGGAAGGACCAGAAAATCCGTTCTCAGAGGCCCCTCAGCATCGCGTCAGCCGAAGCTCAAAACCCGGGAGCATGATGGGCAACAGCACTCGACGATCTACCGTGATCCCGGATAGCGACTCGGCTGTTCCTCGCTCACCAGCTCCAGTGCTTATGGAGCAGCCTGAAGCACCCGGCTCCTATCATACTAagcaggaaagggaagaaccGGCGATTGATAGCCCGATCACCATTCCCGAAACAATCCCCTCAGTTCCACACATAGCGGAACCGACACGACCGCCAACATCTTCAACTACTGGGGGTCTTCCGGCAAAAGCTGAAGCTCCTGCAACAATTGGAAACCCTGACTTTGGTTTCGACTTCGGTGATTTTGCTAACTCAGCGGCCACAGCCACAGCTCCGTTGGAAGCAAGCACCCCCGCGATTGAAAATTTGCCTTACCGTAACCCTCCTAGGGGCGACTCTCTTGCCCATAAACAACAGTATGCCGGTGTTCCTAGTGGTTTCTCGACTGGCCAACCTGATTTCTACGATGGGAGGCCTGACGCACCGGACGTCGGTGCTGGCGACTGGCCACAAGAAGCTCTTATGTACCAATCAACGCTGGGAGTTGATGATACATATGGTCAGGGTGGAGTTCCTAGTACGCCCAGTAGTAACGATGACATGACAAGAAGGCGATTTGACGGAAATAACTACGGGATTTGA